A segment of the Lycium ferocissimum isolate CSIRO_LF1 chromosome 5, AGI_CSIRO_Lferr_CH_V1, whole genome shotgun sequence genome:
AACTTccacccataaaattttagcccaaatcaagtgaaatctcAGAATTTTGGTTCGAATAGTGTATAGTGCTGATTATAGTATCATATTGTGGTAGATCTTAgcgtggattcaaggtgaatattgaagatattgttgttctagtaagaacaaggtatgaatctctccttgttgatattgatttaggtttacttGCGAAAATAGAGCtgttaaatagtcgtataatgaattagttggttgagaaattaggtaaacatcgtgtgagatatTTTATAGAGCATATTGGTattgagaatgatgttgttgatgttagtaccgtggttgttggtattttgattttgggctagggatataaacagaggaatctttgcccgaatttcggcagattctaagaggaattaatttgaaggcttaagacaagcatatgatgataatcctaacaataatatgaattctcttgaatgtaaatTTACGAgtttgggaggataagcgttaagtagtaaggagacccaaaaggtatgttaaggctgttccttcttttcttggcatgattccatataagGTAAGAGCGTAATAACCTTGTGACCAGAAATTGTGTAAGTGGATCTTGTCATATTGTTGCATGATTTTCGAGTGTTttgttattctttctgaggggctATATCCCCttcctatgtccttgagttcaTAAAGAGACaaaagagacatgttacagtatcGGTATTCTTTTACACATAcatgatatgcatatattttatttagcctggccacttgattagtgagacattttatttagcctggccacttggtcaatGAGACAGATTTGCTTGACCGAtgggtcagtgagattttacgGTTGCCTGGTCACTTGGTCCGTGAGACATATGATATCATTGTATTGCATTTCATTTCAGACATATCAAAGGGATATTCTGAgaattctttggcctccagattctattattttcagttcagtttcagttatcgttgccttacatactcagtacattattttaAATGCGACGTCCCTTTTGCTGGGGGCCTTTGCATTCATTACTATAGGTACAGATCGACAAACTAATAGACCTCTCCAGTAGGCAGAATCTGATATCAGCTGATTAGTGAGCCCCCTTTTTGTTCGCAGTTGCCAGGTCCTTGGAGtctcttcttttttattatagATTGTATGGTACAATCACACATTTCCTAGAGGCTTATAGACGAGTCCTGTATAtagtgtgtatgtgtgatagcctggtcggcttgtatatatctGCTTGGATACTGTTGGCTTTGTACAATCATAgaagcctcgtcggcttgctcagttgtgttcatatattttgggtgtgtgtgcccagttcagaTGAAATAGTgagtatttatttatatatccAGTTTGCGGCCTCGctggcttgttggtattgtctgtgCACAGGTAGACCTTATCAATTTAGGTCGGGGGTTACTCCCCCAGAGTTTCAAGTTTAGAGTGGTTCActcgggcctagtttggcaTCGAGTGCTGGTCACGCCACTCCTGActtggggcgtgacaaacttggtatcagagaaggtctgtcctagggagtctacaagcagtgtctagtaaagtcttatTTTTAgacgtgttgtgcaccacatcatataaataggaagctacagggcatttaggaattagtTACTTTTCTTTCAGATCTGAATCGTCtttgtagagccaagtcataggagatttGAGTTAAGCTTACCCTTCCATATTTTTACACAGATATGCCGGTGACTAGTAAGACTGTAGCTAGCCGAAGAGGTGATACGATAGCTGGCAAGGGGAACAGTAGGGCACACCCGACAGCCGAGGCCTAGTCTGAGGGCCAGGGTGAGAAGCCTGAGGGCCAGGGTGAGACCCTACCCCAACGATCATCGATGACTCCACCGCCCGAGGAGCTCCCGAGGAGAGCGGTACTCCCGATGCCCCCTCCGTACCGACGGACCGGGGAACTTAGGAAAGCGGTGCACTTATTGACTCAGCTCGTGACAACACAAAGACAGCTGAGAGCACCTGCTGGAACAGTGACTACTGATGGGTCCAACAGTTCGAGGGTTCGTGAGTTTTTAGCACTTGACCCTCCAGAGCACTCAGGGGTTAAGCGGGATGACGATTCGCAGAACTTCGTTGATAAGTTTCAGCGTATTTTCAGGGTCATGCATGCTACCGAGACCAAGGCAGCAGAGTTAGAGGCTTTCAGGCTTCGTGATATAGCTGTCTTACGGTATGAGCGGTGGGAGCATACCAGAGGCACCTCCAACGTGTTGGTCTGAGTTTTCAGAGGCCTTTCTTGATCATTATTTACCGTTGGAGATACGAAAGGCGAGGTTAGATCAGTTCTTGACTGTCCATCAAGGTAGTTCCAATGTTCGTGATTATTGCCTCTGATTTGATTCGTTGACCAGATATGCTCCATCCTTCTTTCATTTATCGAGGGCCAGGATTCACAAGTTCATAGCGGGTTTGCACTTCGATTATGTTGAGGCTTGTACCACTGCGTCGGTGAATGATAATATGGATCTTGCTCGTATCCAGGCATTCGCACAGAATTGTGAGGATCGTAGACGTTAGCGGCAGGCGACTGAAAGGATAGAGAGGGAGCATCTTAAAAGGGCTAGGACTACTGGTCAGCAAGGTGATAGTAGGGGGAATTTCAGACCCCAGTACCAGGGTAGGCCATTTAGGCCACCATCAGCTCAGTCTCGGGGATACAGATCAGGGTATTATATTCCATCTGGACCAGGTGAGAGTTCCCGTATGTTCGGGTCACAGCAGCATAGGGGTCCGAGACAGGTTAGATCGCTACCACAGCAGTGTGGTAACTGTGGTAGAGCGCACCAGGGACGATTTCAGTATGGGTCGAGGGcttgttatatttgtggtaGCCCAGATCATTTCATGAAGGACTGTCCGCAAGGGAGACCTACTGGTATGACGCAACCGACATGTTTTATAGCCGGGTCATCAGCATCTATGCATCCTTCTGGGCGCGAGCCTCAGTCTTCAGCAAGTAGAGGCGGAGGTGGGGGAGGAGCTTCTGGTGTAGGCGAGGCTCAGAACTGCATCTACGCTTTGGCAGGTCGTCAAGATTTGGAGTCCTTACCAGACGTTGTGACAGGTATGTTGACAGTTTGTTCATATAACGTTTAcacattgatagatccggggtCCAATTTATCCTATGTCACTCCACTTATTGCGGAAAAATTCAGTATAGCGCAGAGTTGTTGAATGAGTCATTTTCTGTATCTACACCTGTTGGCGATCCTGTAATTGTTAGGAAGATTTATCGTGATTGTTCTGTAGTTGTTTGCGGTCGTCAGACCGTAGCAGATCTTATAGAATTACAGATGGTCGACTTTGTCGTCATTATGgggatggattggttagcttctatTTATGCGGGTGTTGGACGAAGACTGTCACGTTCCACTTCTCGAGGGAACCAATTTTggaatggaagggcaatacgGCTTCgccgaaaggtaggtttatATTCTATCTCAAGGCGAAGAAGATGATTTCGAAGGATTGTATCTATCATATAGTTCGAGTTCAGGATACAGAAGCAGAATCGCAAACCCTTCAGTCCATTCCTATATttaatgagtttccggatgtgtttccagatgaacttccaggcctcccATCAGAGCGAGAAATTGACTTCGCTATAGATGTACTATTGGGTACTCAGCCGATATCCATcactccttataggatggccccTGCTGAGTTGAAGGAGTTGTAGGAACAGTTGAAGGATCTActggagaagggctttatcagaCCTAGTACTTCACCGTAGGGAGCCCCATTATTGTTCGTAAGAACGAAGGATGGTTCgctacggatgtgtatcgactatagacagttgaataaggtaacgattaagaataagtatccacttccgagggtagatgatttatttgatcagcccTGGTGGTGCTagatatttctcgaagatagacttgaggtacGTTTATCACCGAGGTCAGGATCAGAGGGAAAGACATTCTGAAGACATCATTtaggactagatatggtcatttcgagtttcttgttatgtctttcAGGTTGACTAATGCTCTAGCTGCAttcatggacctgatgaatcgagtattcagacccttcctagacctgttcgtgattgtgtttatagacgATATTCTAGTTTATTCTCGATCGGactgagcatgcagatcatttgcgtgCAAGACTCGAGTCCTTCGGGACGAGTTCGTATGCGAAattctccaaatgtgaattctggctaaACTCTGTGGCTTTCCTGGGGCATATTGTTTCAGATGAGGGCATCAAAGTGGATACTCAGACGATAGatgctgtgaagacttggcctcgACCTATGACGCCAtcagaggttcgtagttttctaggtTTAGCAGGGTATTGCGGAAGATTTGTGGAGGGCTTCTTTTATCTTTctgccccattgacgaagttgacTTAGAAGGCAGCCAAGTTCTAATGGACAGATGTTTGTGAGTggagttttcaagaattgaaggataggttGACTTCGGCGCGATTCACAGCGCTTCCAGAGGGATCCGAGGGTTATGTTGTCTACTGTGACGCTTCGAGGGTCGGATTgcgttgtgtattgatgcagcacgacAAGGTGATTGCTTACACTTCTAGATAACTcaggaagcacgagaagaactacccgacTCACGACCTAGAGTTAgcagcggtgattcatgcacttaaaatctggagacattacttatatggcgttcatgttgacatctatacagatcataagagtcttcagtacATATTCAAGCAGAAGGAGATAAACTTGCGGCAGAGGCGGTAGTtagaattgctaaaagattatgatgttgatattttgtacCACCCGGGGAAAGCGAATGTGGTAGCAGATGCTCTCAGccgcaaatctatgggtagtttaGCATACCTGCGGGCTGGAAAAAGGGCGTTGGCTCATGATCTTCTTCAGTTAGCCAACTTGGGGGTCAGACTAATAGATTCAAGAGATGCAGGAGTTACTATTCAGACTACAGCCACATCATTCTTAGTGGCTGAGGTGAAAAGgcgtcagtatgaggacccTTCATTGACCCATTGCAAGGATACAGCTCCGCAAAAGAAGAAATCACCATTCGAGATTACTGGAGAAGGAGTCCTCAGGTATCGAGCTAGGctgtgtgttcccgatgttgcgAGGTTATGTCAGAAGATTATGGTGGAAGCTCATTGCTCCcgctattctatccatccagggTTAACAAAGATGTACCACGGCATTAAAGAGGTTTATTGGTGGAAtagaatgaagaaggatatagcagagttcgtagcccagtgtcctaattgtcaacaggtgaagattgaacatcagaagcccggcGGATTATTTCAGGTTATAGAGATTTCGatttggaagtgggaagtagttaatatggatttcatttcAGGCTTAACCCGGTCTCAGCGTAGGTTTGATACTATATGGGTAATTGCTGATAGATTGACAAAATTAGCAcattttctgcctgtcaggactacttactctgtcgaggattatgcgaagctttatattAAAGAGATAGTCCGACTTCATGGTGTACCTCTATCCATTATCTCCGACAAGGGTGTGCAGTTTGCGGCTAACTTTTGAAGATCTTTTCaggagggtttggggactcaggtgaatcttagcacagcatttcacccctAGACAGAcggacaggctgagcgtactattcaaacccttgaagatatgttaagggcatgtgtgctagattttgaaggtaattgggatgatcatttgccgcttattaagtttgcgtacaacaatagctaccactccagtattcagatggccccgtatgaagctttatatagaCGAAAATGTAGATCACCCGTCAGATGGTTTGAGGTTGGAGAATCTAAAATGATAGGGCCAGACCTAATTCAACACGCGGTTGATAAGGTTAAGCTTATTTAAGAAAGACTgttggcagcccagagtcgctagaagtcttatgcggataatcgatGATGAGATTTGGAGTTTTAGGTAGACGACTGGGTATTTaaaggtatcacctatgaagggtgtaatgagatttggtaagaagggcaagcttagccctcgatacattggaccctacaagatTGTACGTAAAATGggccaagtagcctatgagttagatttaCCCTCAGAATTGGGGACAGTCCATCTATTCTTTCATGTGTCAATACTTCATAattgtgttggagatccttttAGAGTTGTACCTGTGAATGATGTCCAGATCACTGAACaactatcctacgaagaagttcccattgcaatcctggatagacaagttcggaggctgagaactaaagatgtagcctcagttaaagttctttggagaaacaataatagagagaaaatgacttgggaggctgaggaagatatgaagtcccggtatccacatttgtttccactcccagaagAAGTTCAGACAAAGACATCATTGTCTTTAGGTGCGTAACACTTTCCTTCTTATAGTTccttggtcgtgtgaggccattattgtcgttgttgttgtaggcCTGTAAGGcactgtatattttgggttgttatgacaggatggtagtggtacaattacaggggaaactatGGCAAAATTTTCATAGGAATTCCTAAGAGTTttacattcgaggacgaatgtttctaagggggaggaatgttacaccttgtagttttgtacgttgaaattcATTAGATGCTAGTGGATCAATTGTAAACACTGGAGTTATTTTCTatgatatatgagattatatgcgcctatcttatggttatgagggttaaGTTCAggtaataggtcatggaaggattgaagaataagtgaattaaggaaattaagtttattggaactttggagaaggGATGGGCAAGGTTTCAAACGATAATTTTGGCCTAACTTGAGAAAGGAATATCTCCTAggatatcaggagttttgaagtaaaacaaaatcctaaattggaagtctagtttccaacactaAAATCGCGTGtcgatccgacatcggaatcaaacgttatgagcatttcaaGACGGACTGCGAGCGCAGgaattaaccctgcgcgaacgcgcctggGAGTGGCGCGAATACGAAGGGAAGCCACTCGACAACTCTTCGCGAACACGCCGAAGGTGGCGCGGACGTGAAAGGTAAAAATTGAGTCGGTGCAAACCGGCTCcaaaacaatataaaaaggggatttaccccttattttcatccATCTACCCCTCACACTTATCCCAAACCCCTGGAAAATTCCCTCAACTTCCACCTAtgaaattttagcccaaatcaagtgaaatatcgggatttaggttcggatagcgtATAGTGGTGGTTATAGTATCGTATTGCGATGGATCTTGgcgtggattcaaggtgaatattgaagatattgttgttctagtaagaacaaggtatgaatctctccttattgatattgatttaggtttacttacgaagatagagctgttaaatagtcgtataatgaattagttagttgagaaattgggtaaacatcgtgtgggatgttttatggagcatattgGTATTGAGAATGATGTTGTCGATGTTAGtaccattgttgttgttgttggttgttggtattttgattttgggttagagatataaacagaggagatactgcccgaatttcggcagattctaagaggaattaatttgaaggcttaagacaagcatatgatgataagcctaacaatagtataaattctcttgaatgtagatttacgagcttgggaggataaacGTTAAGTAGTAAGGAgacccaaaaggtatgttaaggctgttccttcttttcttggcatgattccatataagGTAAGAGCGTAATATCCTTGTGACCAGAAATTGTctaagtagagcttgtcatattgttgcaTGATTTTCGAGTGTTCTGTTATTCTTTACGAGGGCTATATCttcctatgtccttgagttcatagagagacagaagagacatgttacagtatcGGTATTCTTTTACACATGcatgatatgcatatattttatttagcctggccacttggtcagtaagacattttatttagcctgaccacttggtcagtgaaACAGATTTGCCTGATCGATTGggggattgattttactatcgaTCTATTACCCGATACTCGGTCAATATCCTTttctccttatagaatggcacccgCACAATTGAAAGGATTGAACGAACAATTGAGGGATCTActtgagaagggcttcattagaCCAAGTACATCGGCGGGAGCGCCAGttttatttgtaagaaagaaggatggctatttttgaatgtgtattgattacagacaattgaataaagtaactataaagaataggtattcacttccgaggattgatgatttatttgatcagcggCAGGGCGCCAAATATTTTTCTAAGATAAACTTGAGATCagggtatcatcaggttagggtgaaggaggaagataTTTTGAAGACTGCATTcgggactagatatgggcactataggtttcgtgttatgtcattcgggttaactaatgctccaacTGTATTCATGGACCTCATGAACCGTGTATTCAGACCTttcctagatctgttcgtgattgtatttatagaTGATATCTTGGTTTATTCACCGTCAGAGGCTGAGCATGTCGATCATTTACGTGCAGTGCTTAGAGTTCTTCTAGATAGAGAGTTATATgtgaaattttctaagtgtgagttctggctaaactctgtggcttttcttggtcacattatttcagatgaaggcattagagtggatactcaaaagatcaAGGCTGTAAGGAATTGGCCGAAACCCACAACACCAacagagatacgtagtttcttgggtctgaCAGGATATTATAGGCAGTTCGTAgagggtttttcttctctttcatccCCACTAACCAAGCTGACTCAAAAATCaactaagtttcaatggacagatgcatGTGAGTGgagttttcaaatattaaaggacaagttgacctcaGCACCCATCTTAACTCTTCCAGAGGGGACAGATGactatgtgatatattgtgatgcttcaggtattggaCTGGGATGtatattgatgcaacatggcaaagtTGTTGCTTATGCCTCTAGACAACTgaggaagcatgagaagaattacccaacccatgatcttgagttagctgcagtgatCCATGCtttaaaaatgtggaggcactatctatatggtgttcatgttgatatttatactgatcataagagcctccagtaca
Coding sequences within it:
- the LOC132057755 gene encoding uncharacterized protein LOC132057755 encodes the protein MGSLAYLRAGKRALAHDLLQLANLGVRLIDSRDAGVTIQTTATSFLVAEVKRRQYEDPSLTHCKDTAPQKKKSPFEITGEGVLRYRARLCVPDVARLCQKIMVEAHCSRYSIHPGLTKMYHGIKEVYWWNRMKKDIAEPFLDLFVIVFIDDILVYSPSEAEHVDHLRAVLRVLLDRELYVKFSKSDDYVKLYLREILRLHGVRAAIISDRGAQFTDNYWRSLQDGLGTQGAGRGLSSSSNSPVPPPDTSGQQMRDAIQLLTQLVAAQAQWKGVGQGDSSQCKSL